In a genomic window of Gigantopelta aegis isolate Gae_Host chromosome 9, Gae_host_genome, whole genome shotgun sequence:
- the LOC121380348 gene encoding GTP-binding nuclear protein Ran-like, with protein MATVQDMPTFKLVLIGDGAVGKTTFCKRHITGEFEKKYDATIGAEVHSLTFFTNRGPIKFQVWDTAGQEKFGRLRDGYYINSHCAIIMFDVTSKTTYQHVPVWWRDLVRVCGSIPIMLCGNKVDEKDRKVKPKHVVFHRKKNLMYLDLSAKSNYNIEKPFLTLAQKLVGDPRLNFVQAPTVMPPTVTLEDHQIAQLEKDLEEAKNMPLPEDDDL; from the exons ATGGCAACAGTACAAGATATGCCAACTTTTAAGCTGGTTTTAATTGGAGATGGAGCTGTCGGTAAAACTACATTTTGTAAG CGCCATATTACCGgagaatttgaaaaaaagtatGACGCAACGATTGGAGCAGAGGTCCACTCGCTAACATTCTTCACCAATCGAGGACCAATAAAATTCCAAGTGTGGGACACTGCAGGACAGGAGAAGTTCGGCAGGCTCAGAGATGGCTACTATATCAAT AGCCACTGTGCCATCATCATGTTTGACGTGACCTCCAAGACAACATACCAGCACGTTCCAGTGTGGTGGCGGGACCTTGTCAGAGTATGCGGTAGCATTCCCATCATGCTCTGCGGCAACAAGGTCGACGAGAAGGACCGCAAAGTGAAACCAAAGCACGTCGTATTCCACAGGAAGAAGAACCTCATGTACCTTGACCTGAGCGCTAAAAGCAATTACAACATTGAGAAGCCCTTCTTGACCCTGGCTCAGAAACTGGTGGGCGATCCAAGACTAAACTTTGTCCAGGCTCCAACAGTGATGCCACCTACAGTGACCCTCGAGGACCACCAGATAGCACAGCTGGAGAAGGATCTGGAAGAGGCGAAGAATATGCCACTGCCAGAGGATGATGACCTTTGA
- the LOC121380347 gene encoding isopentenyl-diphosphate Delta-isomerase 1-like isoform X2: MSGDDVLSGLDETQIKLMQEECILVDEQDKNIGSASKKACHLLENINKGMLHRAFSVFLFNTKGELLLQQRSDAKITFPGHFTNTCCSHPLNFPAELDESSAMGVKRAVQRKLNHELGIRPEQVPLDKIHYLTRILYKADNVPHDGKWGEHEIDYICFFQGDVDVQPNENEVKSYRYVDKKTLNDLVESSKTNGILLTPWFKLIVKTFLFKWWDHLDDVKSVEDQATIHNML, translated from the exons ATGTCTGGAGATGATGTGTTGAGTGGGTTGGACGAGACTCAGATAAAACTCATGCAAGAAGAATGTATTCTCGTTGATGAACAAGATAAAAACATTGGGTCGGCTTCAAAGAAGGCTTGTCATCTACTAGAGAATATTAACAAAG GCATGCTACATAGAGctttcagtgtgtttcttttcaaCACAAAAGGTGAACTTCTGCTGCAGCAGAGATCAGATGCCAAGATAACTTTTCCAG GTCATTTCACAAATACCTGCTGTAGCCATCCTTTGAACTTCCCAGCCGAGTTGGATGAAAGCAGTGCAATGGGTGTCAAGAGAGCTGTCCAAAGAAAACTAAACCATGAACTGGGCATTAGACCAGAGCAG GTTCCACTAGATAAAATCCACTACCTGACGAGGATCCTGTACAAGGCGGACAACGTGCCACATGACGGCAAGTGGGGTGAGCACGAGATCGACTACATCTGCTTCTTCCAGGGAGACGTGGATGTTCAGCCTAATGAAAATGAAGTTAAAAGCTACAGATATGTTGATAAGAAAACTTTGAATGATTTAGTTG AATCATCCAAGACGAATGGGATCTTGTTGACTCCCTGGTTTAAACTGATTGTCAAAACTTTCTTGTTCAAATGGTGGGATCACTTGGATGACGTAAAATCAGTGGAAGACCAAGCTACGATACACAACATGTTATAG